In Thunnus thynnus chromosome 4, fThuThy2.1, whole genome shotgun sequence, a genomic segment contains:
- the nop56 gene encoding nucleolar protein 56 translates to MSRYFARGRVETCALSLAPPSFSCSGREERPRTAGCCGDTLIIMVLLHVLFEHAAGYALFAVKEVEEIGMLLPQVEESVLNIGKFNSMVSLAAFFPFKSAQAALENMNAISEGVVHADLKLFLETNLPLSGKKKATLGVSDSKVGAALQEEFTISIQTGGVVAEITRGIRLHFHSLVKGLTGLAASKAQLGLGHSYSRAKVKFNVNRADNMIIQSIALLDQLDKDINTFSMRVREWYGYHFPELIKIVSDNSMYCRLAQLIGNRKELSEESLESLEEVVMDSAKAQAILDASRSSMGMDISPIDLINIERFSNRVVSLAAYRLELQEYLRSKMSQVAPNLAALIGEVVGARLISHAGSLTNLAKYPASTVQILGAEKALFRALKTRGNTPKYGLIFHSTFIGRAAAKNKGRISRYLANKCTIASRIDCFSEIPTCVFGDKLREQVEERLSFYETGDVPRKNVDVMKDAVKEATDVAAEIKRKLEKKEKKRKKREKKLQEEANGETNGEAEVENGEADATVVKKKKKKQAAEEMEVQAENGEEDTPAKKKKKRKSEAEEVEVPAEEAEDTSTPAKKKKKQKTETMDTEPAEETSEAPVSEKKKKKKKKENGD, encoded by the exons GTGCTGTTGCACGTGTTGTTCGAACATGCGGCAGGATATGCACTGTTTGCTGTCAAAGAGGTGGAGGAGATTGGCATGCTGCTGCCTCAG gtTGAGGAGAGCGTGCTGAACATTGGGAAGTTCAATAGCATGGTGAGCCTGGCTGCCTTCTTCCCCTTCAAGTCTGCCCAGGCTGCCCTGGAGAACATGAACGCCATCTCTGAAG GCGTGGTTCATGCAGACCTGAAGTTGTTCCTTGAGACAAATCTGCCTCTCTCTGGGAAGAAGAAAGCTACTTTGGGAGTTTCTGATTCCAAAGTCGGAGCAGCTTTACAAGAAGAATTCACCATTTCCATCCAGACCGGTGGGGTAGTGGCAGAGATAACAAGAG GTATACGTCTGCACTTCCACTCTTTGGTGAAGGGTCTGACCGGCCTGGCTGCCTCCAAGGCACAGCTGGGTCTCGGCCACAGCTACTCCAGAGCAAAAGTCAAATTCAATGTCAACAGGGCCGACAACATGATCATCCAGTCCATTGCTCTGTTGGATCAGCTGGATAAGGACATCAACACTTTCTCCATGCGTGTCCG TGAGTGGTATGGCTACCACTTCCCGGAGCTGATCAAGATCGTGTCAGACAACTCTATGTACTGCCGCCTGGCTCAGCTCATCGGCAACAGGAAGGAGTTGTCGGAGGAGAGTCTGGAGAGCCTGGAGGAGGTGGTGATGGACAGCGCCAAGGCCCAGGCCATCCTAGACGCATCACGGTCCTCAATGG GTATGGACATCTCTCCCATTGACCTGATCAACATCGAGAGGTTCTCCAATCGTGTTGTATCTCTGGCTGCCTACCGGCTGGAGCTGCAGGAATACCTGCGATCCAAGATGAGCCAAGTGGCTCCAAACCTGGCAGCCTTAATTGGAGAAGTG GTGGGTGCTCGTCTCATCTCTCATGCAGGCAGTCTAACCAACCTGGCCAAGTACCCAGCCTCCACCGTTCAGATCCTGGGAGCAGAGAAGGCCCTGTTCAG AGCCCTGAAGACACGTGGCAACACCCCCAAGTACGGACTAATCTTCCACTCGACCTTCATTGGACGGGCTGCTGCCAAGAACAAAGGCCGCATCTCCAGATATCTGGCAAACAAGTGCACCATTGCCTCACGCATCGACTGTTTCTCAG AAATACCCACATGTGTGTTTGGTGACAAGCTGCGCGAACAGGTGGAAGAGCGCCTGTCTTTTTATGAGACTGGCGATGTACCTCGGAAGAATGTGGATGTCATGAAAGATGCTGTGAAAGAG GCTACTGATGTTGCAGCTGAGATCAAGCGGAAACtggagaagaaggaaaagaaacgCAAGAAGCGTGAGAAGAAGTTGCAAGAAGAAGCAAATGGTGAAACCAACGGTGAAGCTGAG GTGGAGAACGGAGAAGCTGACGCCACTgtagtgaagaagaaaaagaagaaacaagcaGCTGAGGAGATGGAGGTCCAAGCAGAGAACGGAGAAGAGGACACTccagcaaagaagaaaaagaagcgAAAGTCTGAGGCCGAGGAGGTAGAGGTCCCAGCAGAGGAGGCGGAGGACACCAGTACTCCAgccaagaagaaaaagaaacaaaagactGAGACCATGGACACAGAGCCGGCAGAAGAGACCTCAGAAGCACCCGTGtctgagaagaaaaagaaaaagaagaaaaaggagaacgGCGACTAA